In Streptomyces sp. NBC_01426, one genomic interval encodes:
- a CDS encoding phosphatase PAP2 family protein, producing MRNDLVRIAGISCALLAAVLTALVVRRWEPLISYDDGVARDLHAHAVTHPGVTHLARVLSDWVWDPWTMRALAVAACLLLWWRGDRHRAMRVAVAALVASVVQQGLKALVGRERPEWPDPVDSAHFAAYPSGHAMTATVVCGTLLWLLPGKTPRAGVTAAWTLAVVSVLGVGLTRLYLGVHWFSDVLAGWLLGVALVVLVTRWRPRSGRPPASPGAPGPA from the coding sequence ATGCGGAATGACCTCGTACGGATTGCCGGGATCTCCTGCGCGCTGCTCGCCGCCGTCCTGACGGCGCTCGTGGTGAGACGGTGGGAGCCGCTGATCTCCTACGACGACGGGGTCGCCCGGGACCTGCACGCGCACGCCGTGACCCACCCCGGGGTCACGCACCTGGCGCGGGTGCTCTCCGACTGGGTCTGGGACCCGTGGACCATGCGCGCCCTGGCCGTGGCCGCCTGCCTCCTGTTGTGGTGGCGGGGCGATCGCCACCGCGCGATGCGGGTCGCGGTCGCCGCCCTCGTGGCCTCGGTGGTGCAGCAGGGGTTGAAGGCGCTGGTGGGTCGGGAGCGGCCGGAGTGGCCGGACCCGGTGGACTCGGCGCACTTCGCCGCGTATCCCTCCGGGCACGCCATGACGGCGACGGTGGTGTGCGGAACGCTGCTGTGGCTGCTGCCCGGGAAGACCCCGCGCGCGGGGGTGACCGCCGCGTGGACCCTCGCCGTCGTCTCGGTGCTCGGGGTCGGCCTGACCCGGCTCTACCTCGGCGTCCACTGGTTCTCGGACGTGCTCGCCGGCTGGCTGCTGGGCGTGGCCCTGGTCGTGCTGGTGACGCGGTGGCGGCCCCGCTCCGGGCGGCCCCCCGCGTCGCCCGGAGCACCCGGCCCCGCCTGA
- a CDS encoding M56 family metallopeptidase: protein MMVPAALLLLGALTAVLAPRLLARARWPDREPVVALWVWQCVVGAVLLCLALSMVLSAAAAWSAVRGRLFASAPHGVADAYALGTAGGPWAIGTALVLAGGGLWTGAMLTREVLRARARRRVGAAELRDRAPLVPGEDPAAARLVVLEGPRPEAWWQPGAVPRLVVSTAALGRLKGSQLDAVLAHEQGHVAARHDWLLHCSRALAQGFPQIPVFAAFEAEMHRLVELAADDVASRRFGRLTIALALVGLNEDRGVFGPCPTPQAHVPQRVRRLLSAAPRLSPVRRLRLTALATLVPAVPLLVAFVPGLSALT, encoded by the coding sequence ATGATGGTCCCCGCCGCCCTTCTGCTGCTCGGCGCACTGACCGCTGTGCTCGCTCCCCGTCTGCTGGCCCGGGCCCGGTGGCCCGACCGGGAGCCGGTCGTCGCGCTGTGGGTGTGGCAGTGCGTGGTGGGTGCGGTGCTCCTGTGTCTGGCGTTGTCGATGGTGTTGAGCGCTGCGGCCGCCTGGTCGGCGGTCCGGGGCCGGCTCTTCGCGTCCGCCCCGCACGGTGTGGCCGACGCGTACGCGTTGGGTACGGCGGGCGGCCCCTGGGCCATCGGCACCGCGCTGGTCCTCGCGGGCGGCGGGCTGTGGACGGGCGCGATGCTGACGCGCGAGGTGCTGCGGGCGCGGGCCCGGCGGCGCGTGGGGGCGGCCGAACTCCGGGACCGGGCCCCGCTGGTGCCCGGCGAGGACCCCGCGGCGGCCCGGCTCGTCGTCCTGGAGGGTCCCCGGCCCGAGGCGTGGTGGCAGCCGGGGGCGGTCCCGCGCCTGGTGGTCAGCACCGCGGCGTTGGGTCGGCTCAAGGGGAGCCAGCTGGACGCGGTGCTGGCGCACGAACAGGGTCACGTGGCGGCCCGGCACGACTGGTTGTTGCACTGCTCGCGGGCGCTCGCCCAGGGATTCCCGCAGATCCCGGTGTTCGCGGCGTTCGAGGCCGAGATGCACCGGCTGGTGGAACTGGCCGCCGACGACGTGGCCTCGCGACGCTTCGGGCGGCTGACGATCGCGCTCGCCCTGGTGGGGCTCAACGAGGACCGCGGTGTCTTCGGCCCCTGTCCGACGCCGCAGGCCCACGTACCGCAGCGGGTGCGGCGCCTGCTGTCGGCGGCGCCCCGCCTGTCGCCGGTCCGCCGGCTGCGTCTGACGGCCCTGGCGACCCTGGTCCCGGCCGTGCCGCTGCTGGTCGCGTTCGTGCCGGGGCTCAGCGCGCTGACGTAG
- a CDS encoding DUF5134 domain-containing protein, whose product MSSTSAIFSAWLLVLLCGVSGAYCLLRASRAGREGRGPAAGEAVMGLGMAVMAVPPGTGAWGARILLVAFCAAAAHALWLLRAGAHHAHHLVGSLAMAYMAYQGLAMTAGHGHDTGAGAARGVPLVTGVLLVYFTGYVLLAGARLMAGGGGRPVVSAAGGQSLAAAVGGAGELTRACRLAMGIGMLAMLPVM is encoded by the coding sequence ATGTCCTCCACCTCCGCCATCTTCTCCGCCTGGCTGCTGGTGCTGCTCTGCGGCGTGAGTGGGGCCTACTGTCTGCTGCGCGCGAGCAGAGCCGGCCGGGAGGGCCGTGGCCCGGCGGCGGGCGAGGCCGTGATGGGCCTCGGGATGGCGGTGATGGCCGTGCCGCCGGGGACCGGGGCGTGGGGCGCGCGAATCCTGCTGGTCGCGTTCTGCGCGGCCGCCGCGCACGCGCTGTGGCTGCTGCGCGCCGGCGCCCACCACGCGCACCATCTGGTGGGTTCCCTGGCGATGGCCTACATGGCCTACCAGGGCCTGGCGATGACCGCCGGACACGGGCACGACACGGGGGCCGGGGCGGCGCGGGGGGTGCCGCTGGTGACCGGGGTGCTGCTCGTCTACTTCACGGGGTACGTCCTGCTCGCCGGGGCCCGGCTGATGGCCGGCGGGGGCGGCCGGCCCGTGGTGTCCGCGGCGGGCGGGCAGTCCCTCGCGGCGGCCGTCGGCGGCGCCGGCGAACTGACCCGGGCCTGCCGACTCGCCATGGGCATCGGCATGTTGGCGATGCTGCCGGTCATGTGA
- a CDS encoding GNAT family N-acetyltransferase — MSTAHPTELSYRSAVEADVPELVTLVESAYRGDASRGGWTTEADYLDGQRTDENGVRQVIGGPDSVLLVVERAGEIVACCHLAHRGDHAYFGMFAVRPGLQGGGLGKEILAEAERRAYEQWGVKEMRMTVINVREELIAYYVRRGYARTGELSPFPYGDERFGKPRREDLAFELLVKSL, encoded by the coding sequence ATGTCGACCGCCCACCCCACCGAACTGAGTTATCGCAGCGCCGTCGAGGCCGATGTGCCGGAACTGGTGACGCTCGTCGAGTCGGCCTACCGCGGGGACGCCAGCCGCGGCGGCTGGACCACGGAGGCGGATTACCTCGACGGACAGCGCACCGACGAGAACGGTGTCCGCCAGGTCATCGGCGGCCCGGACAGCGTGCTCCTCGTCGTCGAACGCGCGGGCGAGATCGTCGCCTGCTGTCACCTCGCGCACCGGGGCGACCACGCCTACTTCGGGATGTTCGCCGTCCGCCCCGGCCTTCAGGGCGGCGGCCTCGGCAAGGAGATCCTGGCCGAGGCGGAGCGGCGTGCCTACGAGCAGTGGGGCGTCAAGGAGATGCGGATGACGGTGATCAACGTGCGGGAGGAGCTCATCGCCTACTACGTGCGCCGCGGCTACGCGCGCACCGGCGAGCTGAGCCCCTTCCCGTACGGCGACGAGCGCTTCGGCAAGCCGCGCCGCGAGGACCTGGCCTTCGAACTGCTGGTCAAGTCGCTGTAG
- a CDS encoding glycerophosphodiester phosphodiesterase, with product MTFLTIGHRGVMGVEPENTLRSFARAQRSGMDAIALDVRLSKDGVLVVLHDEEVDRTTDGAGPVAELTLAELRALDAGQGERVPVLDEVADAVEVPLQVCVQDPATAEALARWILRRDLTSRVEVASYHDAVLAEVARLVPGVRGCLYADAHEAHRGVVEGRAPAAGAETVALDIHRLNLEIVEALHAAGLRVTGRTVNTLEHLRLARALQLDGVITDFPEIRSTGRFTA from the coding sequence TTGACTTTCCTCACCATCGGTCATCGCGGGGTCATGGGTGTCGAACCGGAGAACACGCTGCGGTCGTTCGCCCGCGCGCAGCGATCCGGCATGGACGCCATCGCCCTGGACGTGCGCCTGAGCAAGGACGGCGTCCTCGTCGTGCTGCACGACGAGGAGGTGGACCGCACCACCGACGGGGCGGGCCCCGTCGCCGAACTCACCCTCGCCGAACTGCGCGCGTTGGACGCCGGGCAGGGCGAGCGGGTGCCCGTCCTGGACGAGGTGGCGGACGCGGTCGAGGTACCGCTCCAGGTCTGCGTCCAGGACCCGGCCACCGCCGAGGCACTCGCCCGGTGGATCCTGCGCCGCGACCTGACCTCGCGGGTCGAGGTCGCCTCGTACCACGACGCGGTGCTCGCGGAGGTCGCCCGGCTGGTGCCGGGCGTGCGCGGCTGCCTCTACGCCGACGCGCACGAGGCGCACCGCGGGGTCGTCGAGGGCCGGGCCCCGGCCGCGGGCGCCGAGACCGTCGCCCTGGACATCCACCGGCTCAACCTGGAGATCGTGGAGGCGCTCCACGCGGCGGGGCTGCGGGTCACCGGGCGGACCGTCAACACCCTGGAGCACCTGCGGCTGGCGCGCGCCCTCCAACTGGACGGTGTGATCACGGACTTCCCGGAGATCCGCAGCACGGGCCGCTTCACCGCCTGA
- a CDS encoding PadR family transcriptional regulator: MTSSQKSRKQDLAQVLPPTAWAVLGLLSFPGERTGYELKKWADSSLRFFYWSPAISQIYAELRRLEELGYAASVRSGPEEVRTKRRYAITDAGRTALAGWASDTAEAGPPVLKHGLLLRIWLGHLAEPALLRTMVEDHLDRTRGELAAVREAMEHAGGVSEWAFPTLALRWSERQHLAELELAEALLADLAEVEAVTAPEAGAAAGVGASTAGTEGGPGAGA, encoded by the coding sequence ATGACTAGTAGTCAGAAGTCGAGGAAGCAAGACCTCGCGCAGGTCCTTCCGCCGACCGCGTGGGCGGTTCTCGGCCTGCTGTCCTTCCCCGGGGAGCGCACGGGCTACGAGCTGAAGAAGTGGGCGGACTCCTCGCTGCGGTTCTTCTACTGGTCGCCGGCCATCAGCCAGATCTACGCCGAACTGCGCCGCCTGGAGGAACTGGGCTACGCGGCCTCCGTGCGCTCGGGTCCCGAAGAGGTGCGGACCAAGCGGCGCTACGCCATCACCGACGCGGGACGCACGGCCCTGGCCGGCTGGGCCTCGGACACCGCCGAGGCCGGGCCCCCGGTCCTCAAGCACGGGCTGCTGCTGCGGATCTGGCTCGGGCACCTGGCCGAGCCGGCGCTGCTCCGCACGATGGTGGAGGACCACCTGGACCGCACCCGGGGCGAACTGGCCGCCGTGCGGGAGGCCATGGAACACGCCGGCGGGGTGAGCGAGTGGGCCTTCCCCACCCTCGCGCTGCGCTGGAGCGAGCGGCAGCACCTGGCCGAGCTGGAGCTGGCCGAGGCACTGCTCGCCGACCTGGCCGAGGTCGAGGCGGTCACCGCCCCGGAGGCCGGGGCCGCCGCCGGCGTCGGAGCGAGCACCGCCGGGACCGAGGGCGGACCCGGCGCCGGGGCCTGA
- a CDS encoding LLM class flavin-dependent oxidoreductase, producing MKFSVIFEAQLADPTAEREHQVIRDCVEQAVLAERMGFDRIWAVEHHSLKWYAHMSAPEIFLTWVAARTDTIRIGHGVVCMPFNFNHPVRVAERAAMLDLLSGGRLDLGAGRGGTTQETSLCGVDKDRTTAEVEEALRIIGSAWREEELEYHGELLDIGPHPILPRPAQTPHPPLFLACSRAETLVQAAELGIGALVMGFAGPESIARMRAVYDGAIAGRDGARFVSTAVNDHFSVLCPTIVLADPAEARRIGVRGQRFFAQSIGHWYGGAGVPDEAVVAGADEPSEMRRAAEQVVARLHEQDIPVRPTATATFNADHAYGSADDAIAHVERLRAAGADEVMCLVQMGTVPQEACLETLRQWGEHVIPHFRGAE from the coding sequence GTGAAATTCTCCGTGATCTTCGAAGCTCAGCTGGCCGACCCGACCGCGGAACGGGAACACCAGGTCATCCGCGACTGCGTCGAGCAGGCCGTACTCGCCGAACGCATGGGATTCGACCGGATCTGGGCCGTCGAGCACCACTCGTTGAAGTGGTACGCACACATGTCGGCCCCGGAGATCTTCCTCACCTGGGTCGCGGCCCGGACGGACACCATACGCATCGGGCACGGCGTCGTGTGCATGCCCTTCAACTTCAACCACCCGGTCCGGGTCGCGGAGCGCGCCGCCATGCTCGACCTGCTGTCCGGCGGGCGGCTCGACCTGGGCGCAGGGCGGGGCGGCACCACGCAGGAGACCTCCCTGTGCGGGGTGGACAAGGACCGGACCACCGCCGAGGTGGAGGAGGCGCTGCGGATCATCGGCAGCGCCTGGCGGGAGGAGGAGCTGGAGTACCACGGCGAACTGCTGGACATCGGCCCGCACCCGATCCTGCCCCGCCCGGCCCAGACCCCGCACCCGCCGCTCTTCCTGGCGTGCAGCCGCGCCGAGACCCTCGTACAGGCCGCCGAGCTGGGCATCGGGGCGCTGGTGATGGGCTTCGCCGGGCCGGAGTCGATCGCGCGCATGCGGGCGGTGTACGACGGGGCGATCGCCGGGCGGGACGGGGCGCGCTTCGTGTCGACCGCGGTCAACGACCACTTCTCGGTGCTCTGCCCCACGATCGTGCTCGCCGATCCGGCCGAGGCCCGCCGGATCGGCGTCCGGGGGCAGCGGTTCTTCGCCCAGTCGATCGGCCACTGGTACGGAGGGGCGGGCGTCCCGGACGAGGCGGTGGTGGCGGGCGCCGACGAGCCGTCCGAGATGCGCAGGGCCGCCGAGCAGGTCGTGGCCCGGCTGCACGAGCAGGACATCCCGGTGCGGCCCACCGCCACGGCCACCTTCAACGCCGATCACGCCTACGGGAGCGCCGACGACGCCATCGCCCACGTGGAGCGGCTCCGGGCGGCCGGCGCGGACGAGGTGATGTGCCTGGTCCAGATGGGCACGGTGCCCCAGGAGGCCTGCCTGGAGACGCTGCGCCAGTGGGGAGAGCACGTCATCCCGCACTTTCGCGGCGCCGAGTGA
- a CDS encoding DUF6421 family protein: MTETLVPGVGGAVTTAETRVVDQPAWLALKAAVEEIRPWQSADGSIDFEAEGAPARVDVEAVVERVVDSVVALSPLLPHATAYHAALVADLRKWVADDFRVPDFLDSLLAFHPASGRADGLQHLVVFPMYTQNGNPDRNFEAVVLKMVWPEWLAELERTRYDNPLFLGITFEDFTPGYDTHSAVLFPETIAVREAPERFTWGGIFCDREAARYRRVTEAAVDILGIELPEDIAAMVEDQHRCEKAFVLWDMVHDRTHSHGDLPFDPFMIKQRQPFWMYGLEELRCDLTAFKEAVKLESEGNEHGRDVQYAVLFDRMFRFPVSGDRNRNYDGLGGQLLFAYLHKHDVVRWTDNKLKIDWMRAPQVTNQLCAEIEDLYRAGIDRPKLVHWFKAYELVSTYLAPHPGSKWAKGPDALDLTLPPRKLVDDVLPDEFPLSMFYEALAKKLKGVIASTKGITALNAETAEQAAA, from the coding sequence ATGACGGAAACTCTTGTGCCGGGCGTCGGCGGTGCCGTGACGACCGCGGAAACGCGGGTAGTGGACCAGCCCGCGTGGCTCGCGCTCAAGGCCGCCGTGGAGGAGATCCGCCCCTGGCAGTCGGCCGACGGCTCGATCGACTTCGAGGCCGAAGGGGCCCCCGCCCGCGTCGACGTCGAGGCCGTCGTGGAGCGCGTCGTGGACTCCGTGGTCGCGCTGTCCCCGCTGCTGCCGCACGCCACCGCGTACCACGCCGCGCTCGTCGCGGACCTGCGCAAGTGGGTCGCGGACGACTTCCGCGTGCCGGACTTCCTCGACTCCCTGCTGGCCTTCCACCCGGCCTCCGGGCGCGCCGACGGCCTCCAGCACCTCGTCGTCTTCCCCATGTACACGCAGAACGGCAACCCGGACCGCAACTTCGAGGCCGTCGTGCTGAAGATGGTGTGGCCCGAGTGGCTCGCCGAGCTGGAGCGCACCCGGTACGACAACCCGCTCTTCCTCGGCATCACCTTCGAGGACTTCACCCCGGGCTACGACACCCACTCCGCCGTGCTCTTCCCGGAGACCATCGCCGTGCGCGAGGCCCCCGAGCGCTTCACCTGGGGCGGCATCTTCTGCGACCGCGAGGCCGCGCGCTACCGCCGGGTCACCGAGGCCGCCGTGGACATCCTGGGCATCGAGCTGCCCGAGGACATCGCCGCGATGGTCGAGGACCAGCACCGCTGCGAGAAGGCCTTCGTGCTGTGGGACATGGTCCACGACCGCACCCACAGCCACGGCGACCTGCCGTTCGACCCCTTCATGATCAAGCAGCGCCAGCCGTTCTGGATGTACGGCCTGGAGGAGCTGCGCTGCGACCTCACCGCCTTCAAGGAGGCCGTGAAGCTGGAGTCCGAGGGCAACGAGCACGGCCGTGACGTGCAGTACGCCGTCCTCTTCGACCGGATGTTCCGCTTCCCGGTCTCCGGCGACCGCAACCGCAACTACGACGGCCTCGGCGGCCAGCTGCTCTTCGCGTACCTCCACAAGCACGACGTCGTGCGCTGGACGGACAACAAGCTGAAGATCGACTGGATGCGCGCCCCGCAGGTCACCAACCAGCTCTGCGCCGAGATCGAGGACCTCTACCGGGCCGGCATCGACCGCCCGAAGCTCGTCCACTGGTTCAAGGCCTACGAACTGGTCTCCACCTACCTCGCCCCGCACCCGGGATCCAAGTGGGCGAAGGGCCCCGACGCCCTCGACCTCACCCTGCCGCCGCGCAAGCTCGTCGACGACGTGCTCCCGGACGAGTTTCCCCTGAGCATGTTCTATGAGGCCCTCGCCAAGAAGCTCAAGGGTGTGATCGCCTCCACGAAGGGCATCACCGCCCTGAACGCCGAGACGGCCGAGCAGGCCGCCGCGTGA
- a CDS encoding SDR family NAD(P)-dependent oxidoreductase, with amino-acid sequence MNGSGTTGNGDGKLHGAVIAVAGAGGPAGQAALLRLAEAGAVVVAADADPTRLAEAVDAARYAHGGATVVGDTVDLLDLEATKAWAERTEKEFGRVDGLVHLVGGWRGSKTFTDADLADWTFLEKLLVRTVQHTSLAFHDGLLRSDRGRYVLISQSGAHKPVANNAAYNAGKAAAEAWTLAMADSFRKAGGEDGPNAAAAILVIKALVHDAMRAERPTAKFAGFTDVKELAEAIAGVWERPAPDVNGQRLWLTPQP; translated from the coding sequence ATGAACGGCTCCGGTACCACCGGGAACGGTGACGGGAAGCTGCACGGAGCGGTGATCGCGGTGGCCGGGGCCGGTGGGCCCGCCGGCCAGGCAGCCCTGCTCCGCCTCGCCGAGGCGGGCGCGGTGGTCGTCGCGGCCGACGCCGACCCGACGCGCCTCGCGGAGGCCGTGGACGCGGCCCGCTACGCCCACGGCGGCGCCACCGTCGTCGGCGACACCGTGGACCTGCTCGACCTGGAGGCCACCAAGGCCTGGGCCGAGCGGACCGAGAAGGAGTTCGGTCGCGTGGACGGACTCGTCCACCTCGTCGGCGGCTGGCGCGGCAGCAAGACCTTCACCGACGCCGACCTGGCGGACTGGACCTTCCTGGAGAAGCTCCTGGTCCGCACCGTCCAGCACACCTCGCTCGCCTTCCACGACGGCCTGCTCCGCAGCGACCGCGGGCGCTACGTCCTGATCAGCCAGTCCGGCGCGCACAAGCCCGTCGCCAACAACGCCGCGTACAACGCGGGCAAGGCGGCGGCCGAGGCCTGGACGCTCGCCATGGCGGACTCCTTCCGCAAGGCGGGGGGCGAGGACGGCCCGAACGCCGCGGCTGCGATCCTGGTCATCAAGGCACTGGTGCACGACGCGATGCGCGCCGAGCGTCCCACTGCGAAGTTCGCGGGCTTCACCGACGTCAAGGAGCTGGCCGAGGCCATCGCCGGCGTCTGGGAGCGGCCCGCACCCGATGTGAACGGACAGCGTCTGTGGCTCACTCCGCAACCGTGA
- a CDS encoding threonine aldolase family protein, giving the protein MAHSATVRTASGKTDAHRHHDPAVRGFASDNYAGVHPEILEAVALANGGHQVAYGDDEYTEHLQKIFRSHFGPYAQAYPVFNGTGANVTALQALTDRWGAVVCAESAHINVDEGGAPERMAGLKLLTVPTPDGKLTPELIDRQAWGWEDEHRAMPQVVSITQNTELGTVYTVDEIRAICEHAHGMGMKVHLDGARIANAAAALDVPMRAFTNAVGVDVLSYGGTKNGMMFGEAVVVLNPDAVRQMKHIRKMSMQLASKMRFVSVQLEALLAKDLWLRNARHANAMAQRLAAGVRETDGVEILYPVQANAVFARLPHAVTRRLQERFRFYFWDEIAGDVRWMCSYDTQEEDVDAFLQALKEELAR; this is encoded by the coding sequence GTGGCTCACTCCGCAACCGTGAGAACCGCGAGCGGGAAGACCGATGCGCACCGCCACCACGATCCGGCGGTGCGCGGATTCGCCAGCGACAACTACGCGGGGGTGCACCCGGAGATCCTGGAGGCCGTCGCGTTGGCCAACGGAGGCCACCAGGTCGCCTACGGCGACGACGAGTACACCGAACACCTGCAGAAGATCTTCCGCAGCCACTTCGGCCCGTACGCGCAGGCCTACCCGGTCTTCAACGGCACCGGTGCGAACGTCACGGCCCTCCAGGCCCTGACCGACCGCTGGGGCGCCGTGGTCTGCGCCGAGTCGGCGCACATCAACGTGGACGAGGGCGGCGCGCCCGAGCGGATGGCCGGGCTCAAGCTGCTCACCGTCCCCACCCCGGACGGCAAGCTCACCCCCGAGCTGATCGACCGGCAGGCCTGGGGCTGGGAGGACGAGCACCGTGCGATGCCGCAGGTCGTCTCGATCACCCAGAACACGGAACTCGGCACCGTCTACACGGTCGACGAGATCCGGGCCATCTGCGAGCACGCGCACGGCATGGGCATGAAGGTGCACCTCGACGGCGCGCGGATAGCGAACGCCGCCGCCGCGCTCGACGTGCCCATGCGGGCCTTCACCAACGCGGTCGGCGTGGACGTCCTGTCGTACGGCGGGACCAAGAACGGCATGATGTTCGGCGAGGCCGTCGTCGTGCTGAACCCCGACGCGGTCCGGCAGATGAAGCACATCCGCAAGATGTCGATGCAACTCGCGTCCAAGATGCGCTTCGTGTCGGTGCAGTTGGAGGCCCTGCTCGCCAAGGACCTGTGGCTGCGCAACGCACGGCACGCCAACGCGATGGCGCAGCGGCTGGCCGCCGGCGTCCGGGAGACCGACGGGGTCGAGATCCTCTACCCGGTGCAGGCCAACGCGGTGTTCGCACGACTGCCGCACGCGGTGACGCGCCGGCTCCAGGAGCGGTTCCGCTTCTACTTCTGGGACGAGATCGCCGGTGACGTGCGCTGGATGTGCAGCTACGACACCCAGGAGGAGGACGTCGACGCGTTTCTCCAGGCGCTCAAGGAGGAGCTGGCCCGGTAG
- a CDS encoding transglutaminase-like domain-containing protein produces MEMIQEQPDLAAYLAADDTVDHGHPLVAETADALWTATGGDPYAYAAVAYEFVRDTVAHSADTGDDRVTWRASDVLDARTGICHAKSHALVALLRARGIPAALCYQRLTEDDGSRPLIHGLVALRLPGSAHWARVDPRGNKPGVDARFTLDHERLAFTVRPELGEVDYPELYAAPHPAPLTALRESADRSELWRRLPTAL; encoded by the coding sequence ATGGAAATGATCCAGGAGCAACCCGACCTCGCCGCCTATCTCGCGGCCGACGACACGGTGGACCACGGCCATCCCCTCGTCGCCGAGACCGCCGACGCGCTCTGGACCGCCACGGGCGGCGACCCGTACGCCTACGCCGCCGTGGCCTACGAGTTCGTCCGCGACACCGTCGCGCACTCCGCCGACACCGGCGACGACCGCGTGACCTGGCGCGCCTCCGACGTGCTCGACGCGCGGACCGGCATCTGCCACGCCAAGTCCCACGCCCTCGTCGCCCTGTTGCGTGCCCGGGGCATCCCGGCCGCTCTCTGCTACCAGCGCCTGACCGAGGACGACGGCTCCCGACCGCTGATCCACGGCCTGGTCGCCCTGCGCCTGCCCGGCAGCGCCCACTGGGCCCGGGTGGACCCGCGCGGCAACAAGCCCGGCGTGGACGCCCGGTTCACCCTCGACCACGAGCGGCTCGCCTTCACCGTCCGCCCCGAACTCGGCGAAGTGGACTACCCCGAGCTGTACGCGGCCCCCCACCCCGCCCCGCTCACGGCCCTCCGGGAGTCGGCGGACCGGTCGGAGCTGTGGCGGAGGCTGCCGACGGCGCTGTGA
- a CDS encoding MFS transporter — protein MSGFGRYLAAALAARFASEGMGMAVVLLALERTGDAAYGAFVLTAWLAPHVLAAPLAGAAAARARSPRLFHVGCLAGFTAAVAALAVLLGRAPAPAVFAVAALGGACGPMVTGGLSSLVAGLWPPGPGRDRAYGWDASTYNAAGVTAPAAISLVAATGSAASAMALPAAAGAMATVLAATLPYGTPGAGRPAGGPRVGVGGGLAALWRVRELRAITSATTLAFVGIGSLTTTSVLFATDLGSPGAGGVLMTAFAVGALGGSLTLGRITAVAPGRLACGALAGTGLALAGAAFAPSVTWAAAAFAVAGVCDGPLLTATLRIRSDHAPDGVRTQVFTLGAGLKLTAASAGAALVGFAAAAPPWTLLLGIAGLQSAAALLYAVLTRGPVVPKAVTAPSAASATAPTGPPTPGGP, from the coding sequence GTGAGCGGGTTCGGGCGATATCTGGCCGCCGCGCTCGCCGCGCGGTTCGCCTCCGAGGGCATGGGCATGGCCGTGGTGCTGTTGGCCCTGGAACGCACCGGGGACGCGGCGTACGGCGCCTTCGTACTGACCGCCTGGCTGGCCCCGCACGTACTGGCGGCTCCGCTCGCCGGGGCCGCCGCCGCGCGGGCGCGCAGCCCCCGGCTGTTCCACGTGGGCTGCCTGGCGGGGTTCACGGCCGCGGTGGCGGCCCTGGCCGTGTTGTTGGGTCGCGCCCCGGCGCCGGCGGTGTTCGCGGTGGCGGCGCTCGGCGGCGCCTGCGGGCCGATGGTGACGGGTGGACTGTCGAGCCTGGTCGCGGGGTTGTGGCCGCCCGGGCCGGGTCGCGACCGGGCGTACGGCTGGGACGCCTCCACGTACAACGCTGCCGGGGTGACCGCTCCGGCGGCGATCAGCCTGGTCGCGGCGACGGGTTCAGCGGCCTCCGCGATGGCGCTGCCGGCGGCGGCCGGCGCGATGGCGACGGTGCTGGCCGCGACGCTTCCGTACGGGACCCCGGGCGCGGGTCGGCCGGCGGGCGGACCCCGGGTCGGGGTGGGCGGCGGTCTGGCGGCGCTCTGGCGGGTCCGGGAACTGCGCGCCATCACGTCGGCGACGACCCTGGCGTTCGTCGGCATCGGCTCGCTGACCACCACCTCGGTGCTGTTCGCGACCGACCTCGGCAGCCCGGGCGCGGGCGGGGTGCTGATGACCGCCTTCGCGGTGGGGGCGTTGGGCGGTTCCCTGACGTTGGGTCGGATCACGGCCGTGGCTCCGGGCCGGCTGGCCTGCGGGGCGTTGGCGGGCACGGGACTGGCGTTGGCGGGGGCCGCGTTCGCCCCTTCCGTCACGTGGGCGGCGGCCGCGTTCGCGGTGGCCGGGGTGTGCGACGGTCCTCTGCTGACGGCCACGCTGCGGATCCGCTCGGACCACGCGCCCGACGGGGTCCGCACCCAGGTGTTCACGCTCGGGGCGGGGCTCAAGCTGACGGCCGCGTCGGCGGGCGCCGCCCTGGTGGGGTTCGCCGCCGCCGCGCCGCCCTGGACGCTGCTGCTCGGGATCGCCGGGCTCCAGTCGGCCGCCGCGCTGCTGTACGCGGTGCTGACGCGTGGCCCCGTGGTGCCGAAGGCCGTCACAGCGCCGTCGGCAGCCTCCGCCACAGCTCCGACCGGTCCGCCGACTCCCGGAGGGCCGTGA